The genomic window GAGACCACCCAGGCGCTCTTCGATCTGCTGCAGCATCGCCTCGACGTCGGCCGCCGAGGTCACGTCGGCCTGGAACGCGGTGCATTTGCGCCCGAGCCGGCGGATCTGTCCCGCCGTGACGGCGAGCTCGGCCTCGGAGCCCAGCGGATACACGGTGATCGCGTCCTGGCCGGGCGCGATGTCGGAGACGGCGACGTCGCAGCCCGCGTGGGCGAGCCCGATCGCGATTGCCCGGCCGATGCCGCGCGCCGCGCCCGTCACGAGAGCGACTTTCCCTTCGAGATCCATGACGCGATCGACACTGGCAAACATCGCCAGGTAGGTCCATAGCCGGCGGCCGCTGCGCGGCCCGCGGACGGGCGCCCGCGCGCGACGCGTGAGCTTGCAGAACCCGCATGGGGTCAATATGAGGGTCTCTCACGCTCACCGGCGTGGAGCATAAGTGCATCTCGAAACCCTCAAGGTCTTCTGCGACGTCGTCGAGACCAAGAGCTTTTCGGTTGCGGCCTCCCAGAACTACGTCACGCAGTCGGCCGTGAGCCAGCAGATCCGGATGCTCGAGGAGAAGTACGGGCGCCAGCTCCTCGAGCGCACGCGCGGCAACGTGCAGCTCACGCCCGCCGGCGAAATCCTCTACCAGGTGAGCAAGGACATCGTGGCGCGCTACCATGAGCTCGAGGCGCAGCTGCAGGCCGTGACGAAGGTCGTGGCCGGCACGGTCCGCGTCGCCACCGTGCACACGATCGGTCTCTACGAGCTGTCCTCGCAGTTGAAGCGGTTCCTGAAAGCGTACCCGCAGGTGCAGCTCCAGCTCGAATACAGCCGATCGAGCAAGATCTACGACGACGCGCTCAAAGGCAGCATCGACCTCGGCATCGTGGCGTTTCCGAGCCGCCGTCCCGGGATCACGGTCGTCCCGTTCCGCGAGGACCGCCTGGTGCTCGTCTGCTCGCCGCAGCACCCGCTCGCCAAGCACCGGACGGTGTCGATCAAGAAGCTCGCCGGCGAGCCGCTGGTCGGCTTCGAGCGCGACATCCCGACCCGCAAAGAGACCGATCGCGTGCTGCGCCGCCACGGCGTCGAGGCGCGCTACGTGATGGAGCTCGACAACGCCGAGGTGATGAAGCGCGTGGTCGAGATCGGCCTCGGTTTGACGATCCTTCCGGAGCCGGCCGTGCGCCCCGAGGTGAAGGGTGGCTCGCTCGTCGCCGTCCAACTGTCCGACGAGGTGCTCACGCGCCCGCTCGGGATCATCCACCGCGCCGGCAAGCACTTCTCGCCCGCCGCGGAGAAGCTGATCGAATGTCTGCGAACCGAATGAGGCCGGTCGCCGCCACGATCCTCGCGCTGGCGGTCGCCGCGTGCGGCGTGGTCGGCGGGGTGAAGGAGAAGCCGGAGAAGTGCGCGCGCCTGCGCTCGGAGCGCCAGCTGCGCGGCGACCACCTCTGCGAAGACGTCTTCATGTGCATGCGTCCGCCGGGCGGGCGCTTCAACCGGATCGGGCTGCGCCGGCTCGCCTTCTGCGAGGGCGCGACGGGTCCCGTCGTCCTCTACCTGCCAGGCATGCACCAGAACGCCGAGCTGCCGCAGACGGATGCGCGCTACGACATCCGTATGCATCTCGCGCTCGCGGGCGTGCGCGCGTGGGGTCTCGACTACCGCACGCACGCCGTGCCAGCCGACGCGAAACCGGAGGAGCTGTCCGAGCTCGCGAGCTGGACCGCCGACACGTTCGCGAGCGACGCCGAGTGGGCGGTGGGCTTCGTGCGCACCGCCGATCCCGGGCCGCTCTACGTCGCGGGCTTCAGCTACGGCGCCGGCGTCGCCTATCGCCTGGCGTCGCGGCGCGTGCCGATGCAGGGCCTGGTGATCCTCGACGGCACGCCTCCGGGCGGGGGGTACGCGCCGGAGGGTTCGGGCCCGGCGATCGACGTCGGCAGCAGCCGGCTGCCGTGGCCGGAGCGCGAGCGCCTGCTCTCCACGGTCCTGAAGAACCCGCAGAGCGCTTCCCCCGTTCCCGGCTTCGCGACCGCCGGCGCGGCGCTCGAGGACATCGTCTACACGTCGTCGTCGTTCGGCGGGCAGGGCGGGCTCTCGGCGGCCCGCGACGGCGTCACCGACGTCGTCCCGCTCGCGCGCCTGCTCGCGAGCTACGACCGCTGGTGGCCGCGCGCGGCATTGGGCGGCGGCACGGTCTCGCCGCGCGCGATGCCGGTCATCGCGTTCGCGTCCCAGAACATGGGTCCCGAGTGGGCCCAGCAGGTGCGCGCGGGCGCCAAGGCGTTCGGGGGCGAGAAGGCCGTCGTGCGGCTGCTGCCGCGCTTCGGACACCTGGACGTCCTCGTCGGCAACAACGCCGCCCGCATGGTGTTCGAGCCGGCACTCGACTTCGTCACGTCGGCCGGCGGCGCGCACTAGCCGGTTTGACTGTCCCCCGCCGCACCGCAAATACTGGCGGTCCCATGAAGCAGCTCCGTACGGCCGTCGTGGGCGCCACCGGCATCACCGGGCAACAGGCGCTCGTCGCTCTCGCGAACCATCCATGGTTCACGGTGACGACGGTCGCGGCCTCGGCGCGCACCGCGGGCAAGCCGTACGCCGAGGCCATTCGCGACGCGAACGGCGCCCGCCTGTGGTGGTGCCGTGAGGATCCGCCCGCGGCCGTGATGAACCTCACGGTCGTCGACGCCGCCAAGCTCGATCCGGGCTCGGTCGACGTCGTCTTCAGCCTGATCGAGAGCGACGCCGCCAGGGAGCTCGAGCCCAAGTTCGCGAAGGTCGTGCCCACCTTCTCGTCGGCGTCGGCGTACCGCTACGAGACCGACGTGCCGATCCTGGTGCCGGGCGTGAACATGGTCGCCCACTTCCCGCTCGTCGAGCACCAGCGCAGGCAGCGCGGGTGGAAGGGTTTCGTGCTCCCGCAATCGAACTGCACGACGGTCGGCATCGTCGTCTCGCTGAAGCCGATCCTCGACCGCTTCGGCGTCCGGCGCGCCCTCGTCACGACCATGCAGGGCATCTCGGGCGCCGGCCGCGCAGGGGGCGTGCTCGGGCTCGACATGGTCGACAACTTGATCCCCTTCATCCCGAAGGAAGAGGAGAAGGTCGCCCGCGAGACGGGCAAGATCCTCGGCCGTCTGGGCGAAGGGACGATCGAGCCGGCATCGCTCGTCGTCGGCGCGACGTGCACGCGAGCCGCCGTGCTCGACGGCCACACCGCGGCCATCGCCGTCGAGACCGAGAAGCCGTGCTCGCCCGACGACGTCGCGGCCGCCATGCGCGCCTTCGGCGGCGACTACGCCGGCATGAACCTCCCGAGCGCGCCGGCGCATCCGATCATCGTGCACGACGACCCGTTCCGCCCGCAGCCGCGCCTCGACCGCGACGCCGACGGCGGCATGGCGACGAGCGTCGGGCGGATCCGTCCGGAGCCGGCGCTGCCGAACGGCATCAAGTACCTGTCCCTCTCGCACAACACGAAGATGGGTGCGGCCAAGGGCCTCGTGCTGACGGCCGAGTACCTGCACAAGGCCGGCTACTTGACCGCGTAGCGGCTGCCCGAGCGACAGGCCGTCCGCACCGGGCAGGCGGGACATGCCGGCGCGCGCGCCGTGCAGACGGTCGCGCCGAGGTCCATGAGCGCCTGGTTCCAGTCGCCCGACCGGCCCGCCGGCACGAGCGCGCCCGCGAGACGCCACAGCCGGCGGCCCCGCGCCGCCGACCTCGCCCGGCCACGCACGCGAAAAACGCGTGACAGGACGCGCGCGACGTTCGTGTCGACGGTGCCCACGTCGGCGCCGAAGGCGATGCTGGCGACGGCCGCGGCGGTGTAGGGTCCGATGCCCGGCAGCGCGCGCAGCCCGTCGACCGTCGCCGGGAAGGCGCCGTCCCGCTTGCGCGCGACGTGGCGCGCGGCGGCGTGCAGGTTGCGCGCGCGGGCGTAGTAGCCGAGGCCGTCCCAGCTCTCGCGTACCGCACTCGCCGGAGCCTCTGCCAGGTGCTCGACCGTCGGGTAGCGGCGCAGGAAGCGCGTCCAGTAGTCCTCGACGCGCGCGACCTGGGTCTGCTGGAGCATGATCTCCGAGACCAGTATCGCGTACGGGTCGCGCGTCCGCCGCCAGGGCAGCGGACGCTGGTGGCGCCCGTACCAGGCGAGGAGGCGGCGCCGGAACGCCCGGGCGTTGTCCGGGAGCGCACGGCCTCTGCGCTCCTCACCCGCGGCCCGCCGCGCTAGACTCGAGGGGCGAGGCATCGATGGGACGTCTCCGCGACAGGATGATCCAGGCCGCGGCCCGCGTACTGACCAAACCGCGCCGTCGCTACGAGCTGCGGCACCCGAACAACCTCGCGAACCTCCGCGGCGTCGTCCGCAAGGGCGACGTCGTGCTCGTCGACGGCGAGCAACGCGTGAGCGAGGTCATCAAGTATCTGACGCAGAGCTCGTGGTCGCACGCGGCGCTGTACGTGGGCGACGAGCTGCTGCGCCGATTTCCCGCCCGCCGCGAGACGCTCGTCGACCAGCACGGCATCGAGGCCGAGCACATGATCGTCGAGGCCACCCTGGAGGACGGCGTCAAGGCGGTCCCTCTGGTCAAGTACGCCGACTTCAACCTGCGCGTCTGCCGCCCGCGGGGGCTGCGCGCCGACGACCTCGCGCGCATCGTCGACGAGGTCTTCGCACAGCTCGGCTCGAAGTACGACGTGCAGCACTTCCTCGACCTGGGACGCTATTTCTTCCCGGTATCGCTGATTCCTCGCCGCCTCCGGCGCAAAGCGCTCGAGGTGGGCGGCGGGTTCACGACCAACGTCATCTGCTCGTCGATGATCGGGCGCGCATTCCAGAACATCGGCTTCCCGATCCTGCCGGCGGTCGAGCCCGCGGCCGGCGCGCGGCAGGGCTGGGTCGACTGGCTGCGACGGCGCAAGACGCCGTACCCCGTCCTCTTCCACCGCCAGCGCGAGACGCTCATCACGCCGCGCGATTTCGATCTCTCGCCCTACTTCGACGTCGTGAAGTACAATGCCGTCGAGCTCGGCGACTTCGACTACCGGCGGATCCGCTGGGCGTAGGATCGCCGCCTCCTAGCTCGCGAACGGCGAGGCGTAGCGCGCCCGGCTGCCCAGCTCCTGCTCGATCGCGAGCAGGCGGTTGTACTTCGCGTTACGCTCCGAGCGCGCCGGCGCGCCGGTCTTGATCTGCCCGGCATTGGTCGCGACGGCGAGGTCGGCGATGAACGCGTCCTCGGTCTCCCCCGAGCGGTGCGAGACGACGCAGCGGTAGCCGGCCCGCTCGGCACGCGCCATCGCGGCGCGCGTCTCGGTGAGGGTGCCGATCTGGTTCACCTTCACGAGGATCGCGTTCGCGACGCCCTTGGCGATCCCCTCGGCCAGGATCTTGTCGTTGGTGACGAAGAGGTCGTCGCCGACGAGCTGGACCTTCCGTCCCAGGCGGTCGGTCAAGCGCTTCCAGCCGTCCCAGTCCTTCTCGCCGAGCCCGTCTTCGATCGAGACGATCGGGTAGGCGGCGCACCACTTCTCGAAGAGCGTGATGAGATCGTCGGCCGACTTCTTCTTGCCGCCCGCCTTGCGGAAGACGTAGCGGGTCCCGCGGTGCAGCTCGCTCGACGCGCAATCGAGGGCGATCGCGACGTCCCTACCCGGCCGGAGCCCCGCGACCTTGATCGCCTTGACGATGAGCTCGATCACGGCCTCGTGGCTCTTGATCTTGGGCGCGAAGCCGCCTTCGTCGCCGACCGCAGTCGTGTGCTTCGCCTTGGTGAGCAGACCCTTCAAGGCGTGGTACACCTCGACGCCGTAGCGCATCGCCTCGGCGAACGAGGGCGCACCGTGCGGCGCGATCATGAACTCCTGGAAGTCGAGCGGATTGTCCGCATGGGCGCCGCCGTTCACGATGTTCATGAGTGGGACGGGCAGCCGCACGGCGGCGTCGCCGCCCATGGCGCGATAGAGCGGCAGGTGCCGGTCCGCCGCCATCGCGCGGGCCGCGGCCAGCGACACCGAAAGAATCGCGTTCGCGCCGAGATTCGTCTTGAACTCGGTGCCGTCGAGCGCGAGCATCTTGGCGTCGACGTAGTTCTGGTCGGCTTCCATGCCGAGCAGCGCCTGCGCGATCGGGCCGTTCACGTTCCCGACCGCCTTGGTCACGCCCTTGCCGAAGTAGCGGCCCTTGTCCTTGTCGCGCAGCTCGAGCGCTTCGCGCTCGCCGGTCGACGCGCCGGACGGCACGGCGGCCGTGCCGCTCGCGCCGCCGGCGAGCACCATCGTCGCTTCGACCGTCGGAAAGCCGCGCGAGTCCAGGATCTCGCGCGCACGGACACTCTCGATCTTCGCCATTTGCGGTCTCCTCGTTCGGGCTGCTACGCGGATCCGGGCGTCGTGCGCACCACGATCACCCAGACCTCGGACAGGAGCGGCAGCACGGGGATCACACGCTCGAGACGGAGTCCCGCCGCGGCCACCTCCTGCTCGAGCTCGGCGCGCGTGAGCCGCGGGCTCTGCTTCACCTTGCGGCCGAGCGCACGGCGGACCGCGCGCCCGAACGTCTTGTACGTGTACGGATGACACACGGTCGCCACCACCGGACCGTTCGCGAGTCGCGCCATGCCGCCCAGCACCCGGGGGCGGATCTCGGGCGGCAGGTGCATCAGGAAGCGCGTGCTGACGACGGCGTCGACGCTGCCCGGCCGCAGGGGCGGGCGCTCCAGGTCGGCGCGCACGTGACCGATGACGGGCCCGCGCTCCTTCGCCACCTCGAGCATCGCGGGCGAGATGTCGGCTCCCAGCACCCGGAATCCCTGGCCACGCAGGAAGTCCGCCAGGATCCCCGTGCCGCACGGCGCGTCGAGGACGATGCCGCCGCGGCGCACGCCGGCGAGCCCCTTCTTGAGGGCGCGCTCGAGCAGCCGGTGGTTGACGCGCCGGCCGAAGCTGCCGTAGCGACGTGCCTCGTAGCGCCGCGCATCGAAGCGGCGGTAGCCCCACCGCGCGTCGTAGTACGCGCTCTCGTCCGGGGCGGTCGCCACGGGGCTGTGCTAACAAGGCGCAGGGGCGCGACGCAAACCCGCACGGAGCGCGGCGAATGACGGTTCGGCGGCAGGTCCTGCTGCTCGCCGTCGCGTGCGGCGTCGCGTATCTGACGGGCCTGCGCGACATCGACTTCTACACGCGCGGGGAGCCGCGCGAGGGCCTCGTCGTGCGCGAGATCCTGCGCACCGGAACGTGGCTCGTGCCGGCTCGGCCCGAAGGCGAAGTCGCCCGCAAGCCGCCGCTCTACTACTGGCTCGCGAGCCCCGTGCTGCGGGCCCTGCCCGACGCTCCCGAGCTCGCCCTGCGCCTTCCGTCGGTCGCGCTCGCAATCGCGGCGGTCCTCGGAACCTGGGCCGTCGCCCGCGCGGCCGTGGGCCCGCCGGTCGCCCTCGCGGCGGGGCTCGTCCTCGCCACCGCCTTCGAGTGGACGCGCGCGGCGACGAGCGCGCGCGTCGACATGGCGCTCGCCGCGCCGCTCACGGCCGTCCTCGCGGCGTGGATGCTGGTGCTGCGCGGCGGCGATCGGCG from Candidatus Eisenbacteria bacterium includes these protein-coding regions:
- the eno gene encoding phosphopyruvate hydratase; the encoded protein is MAKIESVRAREILDSRGFPTVEATMVLAGGASGTAAVPSGASTGEREALELRDKDKGRYFGKGVTKAVGNVNGPIAQALLGMEADQNYVDAKMLALDGTEFKTNLGANAILSVSLAAARAMAADRHLPLYRAMGGDAAVRLPVPLMNIVNGGAHADNPLDFQEFMIAPHGAPSFAEAMRYGVEVYHALKGLLTKAKHTTAVGDEGGFAPKIKSHEAVIELIVKAIKVAGLRPGRDVAIALDCASSELHRGTRYVFRKAGGKKKSADDLITLFEKWCAAYPIVSIEDGLGEKDWDGWKRLTDRLGRKVQLVGDDLFVTNDKILAEGIAKGVANAILVKVNQIGTLTETRAAMARAERAGYRCVVSHRSGETEDAFIADLAVATNAGQIKTGAPARSERNAKYNRLLAIEQELGSRARYASPFAS
- the asd gene encoding aspartate-semialdehyde dehydrogenase is translated as MKQLRTAVVGATGITGQQALVALANHPWFTVTTVAASARTAGKPYAEAIRDANGARLWWCREDPPAAVMNLTVVDAAKLDPGSVDVVFSLIESDAARELEPKFAKVVPTFSSASAYRYETDVPILVPGVNMVAHFPLVEHQRRQRGWKGFVLPQSNCTTVGIVVSLKPILDRFGVRRALVTTMQGISGAGRAGGVLGLDMVDNLIPFIPKEEEKVARETGKILGRLGEGTIEPASLVVGATCTRAAVLDGHTAAIAVETEKPCSPDDVAAAMRAFGGDYAGMNLPSAPAHPIIVHDDPFRPQPRLDRDADGGMATSVGRIRPEPALPNGIKYLSLSHNTKMGAAKGLVLTAEYLHKAGYLTA
- a CDS encoding methyltransferase domain-containing protein; the protein is MATAPDESAYYDARWGYRRFDARRYEARRYGSFGRRVNHRLLERALKKGLAGVRRGGIVLDAPCGTGILADFLRGQGFRVLGADISPAMLEVAKERGPVIGHVRADLERPPLRPGSVDAVVSTRFLMHLPPEIRPRVLGGMARLANGPVVATVCHPYTYKTFGRAVRRALGRKVKQSPRLTRAELEQEVAAAGLRLERVIPVLPLLSEVWVIVVRTTPGSA
- a CDS encoding LysR family transcriptional regulator; translation: MHLETLKVFCDVVETKSFSVAASQNYVTQSAVSQQIRMLEEKYGRQLLERTRGNVQLTPAGEILYQVSKDIVARYHELEAQLQAVTKVVAGTVRVATVHTIGLYELSSQLKRFLKAYPQVQLQLEYSRSSKIYDDALKGSIDLGIVAFPSRRPGITVVPFREDRLVLVCSPQHPLAKHRTVSIKKLAGEPLVGFERDIPTRKETDRVLRRHGVEARYVMELDNAEVMKRVVEIGLGLTILPEPAVRPEVKGGSLVAVQLSDEVLTRPLGIIHRAGKHFSPAAEKLIECLRTE
- a CDS encoding YiiX/YebB-like N1pC/P60 family cysteine hydrolase, with product MGRLRDRMIQAAARVLTKPRRRYELRHPNNLANLRGVVRKGDVVLVDGEQRVSEVIKYLTQSSWSHAALYVGDELLRRFPARRETLVDQHGIEAEHMIVEATLEDGVKAVPLVKYADFNLRVCRPRGLRADDLARIVDEVFAQLGSKYDVQHFLDLGRYFFPVSLIPRRLRRKALEVGGGFTTNVICSSMIGRAFQNIGFPILPAVEPAAGARQGWVDWLRRRKTPYPVLFHRQRETLITPRDFDLSPYFDVVKYNAVELGDFDYRRIRWA